One Actinomycetospora corticicola genomic window, GCCGTGCCCGCCGCCGCCCGCAGCACCTCGGCCGCGGCCGCGATGCCCGGGGCCGCCGGGCGACCGCCGACCGGCCGCAGCACCTCGGCGAGCGTGAGGACCTGCTCGGTCACCCCGATCACCCGCACCGCGAGCCGACCGGCGGCGAGGAGCGCCTCCGCGCGCCGGAGCTCCGCGTCGTCGGCATCCTCGTGGCCCCCGTCGTCGGGTCGTGGCACCGCCGCCACCCCGGCGGCGACCCGGCCGTCCTCGGCCGCGAGGTCCAGCGCGAGCTCCCGGAGCTCGTCGCAGCGGTCCCGGGTCCGGGTGGCGACGTCGGACGCGGCGGGCCGCCCGCCGGCCGACGACCGCGCCACCGCGGCGACCAGGGCCGCACCCTGCGCCGCGTGGAGCGCGGCGCCGGGACCCGTGCCCGGTACGGGGGCGCGCGCCGCCGCCCCCGCGAGGTACCCCTCGATGGTCTCGGTGCGCACGGCTGGCTCCTCGTGACGGTGGACCCGGCTCAGCGCCGGATCCGGGTCATCTCCGGGTCGACGAGCGGCTCGGCCGCCACGGTCGCCCGCACGGACGCCCCGAAGTACCGGATGTCCACCGCGTCCCCGGGCTCCAGCCCGGCGGGCAGCCAGGCGTAGGCGATCGGGCGGCCCACGGTGTGCCCGAAGGCCGCCGAGGTCACGTGGCCGGCGGGCTCGCCGTCGACGTACACCGGCTCGTGGCCGAGGACCACGCTGCGCCCGTCGTCGACGGTCAGGCAGGTCAGCCGCCGGCCCGCCGTCTCCGCGCTACGCCCCGCGAGGGCGTCCCGCCCCACGAAGTCGCCCTTGGTCTGCGGGCGCACCGCGAACCCGACCCCGGCCTCGTACGGGTCGTGCTCGGTGGACATGTCGGTACCCCAGGCGCGGTAGCCCTTCTCCAGACGCAGGCTGTTGAAGGCGGCCCGCCCGGCCGCGACGACGCCGAGCGGCTGCCCGGCCCGCCAGAGGGCGTCCCAGAGCCGCTGCCCGTACTCAGCGCCGGTGTAGATCTCCCAGCCGAGCTCGCCCACGTAGGACAGCCGCATCGCGACGACGGGCACACCGGCGATCACGGCGCGGACCGATCGGAAGTACCTGAGGCCCTCGTGCGAGAGGTCGGCCGGGGTGAGGGGCTGGACGAGGTCGCGGGCGAGGGGGCCCCACACACCGATGCAGCACGTGCCGCCGGTGACGTCGCGGACCCGCACGCCGGGGTACGCGGCCGCGACCCGCTGGAGGTACTCGACGTCGAGCGGGCCGTTCGCGCCGACCTGGAACTCCTGCTCCCCCAGCCGCGCCACCGTCAGGTCGCTGCGGATGCCGCCCGCCGCGTCGAGGGCGAGCGTGTAGGTCACGGAGCCGACGGACTTGTCCATCTTCCCGGTGGTGATCCCGTCGAGCATCGTGACGGCGTCCGGCCCGCTCACCTCGACCCGCGTCAGCGGCGTCATGTCGTACATCGCCACCGCCGTGCGGGTCCGCCACGCCTCGACCGCGGCGATCGGCGAGTGGAACTGCGCCGCCCACGGGTCGCGCGCGGGCGGGGCCCACTCGGGCGGGAGGTCCGCGACGAGCGGGGCGTTCGCCTCGTACCAGTGCGGGCGCTCCCAGCCATGGGACTGCAGGAACACCGCGCCCAGTTCCTTCTGGCGCGCGTGGAACGGGCTGACCCGGACGTCGCGCGGCGAGAGCCGGGGCTGCAGCGGGTGCACGATGTCGTAGATCTCGACGAAGTTCTGCTGGGCGGTCTCGGAGACGAACTCGTCGGTGGTCTCGAACTCCTCGAACCGGTGCACGGAGCAGCCGTGCAGGTCGATCTCGCTGCGGCCGTCGACGAGCAGCTGCGCGACGCTCCGCGCGACCCCGGCGGAGTGGGTGACCCACACCGCCTCGGCGATCCAGAAGCCGGCCACCTCGGGCGACTCGCCGATCAGTGGCCCGCCGTCGGGGGTGAAGGAGAAGATGCCGTTGAACCCGGTGTCGATCTTCGAGTCGCGCAGCGAGGGCAGCAGCGTCCGGCTGTGCTCCCACTGGGGGGCGAAGTCCTCCTCGGTGAACGGCAGCATCGAGGGCTGGCGGGACTCGCTCATGTCGCCGCCCTGCACCTCGGGCAGCTCGTCCAGCGAGACCGGCATGGGCCGGTGCGCGTAGGAACCGATGCCGAGCCGGTCGTCGTGCTCGCGGTAGTAGAGGTCCTGGTCCTGGTGACGCAGGATCGGCAGCCGGGCCTCGACGTCGGCGTCGTTGCGGCCGACGAGCGCGGGGACCTGGCCGGTGAACACGTACTGGTGGGCGAGCGGGAGCAGCGGCACCTTCATCCCGACCAGCTCGCCGAGGGCCCGGCCCCAGAACCCGCCACACGACACGACGACGTCGGCGGGCACCTCGCCCGCGTCGGTCCGCACCCCGGTCACCCGACCGCCCTGCTGGGACACGCCGGTCACTCGGGTCGACCCGCGGAACACCGCCCCCCGGGCCTGCGCGCGCCGCATGAGGGCGACGACCGCGCGGGAGGCCTTGGCCAGGCCGTCGTCCGTGGTGTGCAGGCCACCGAGGACCTGGTCGGGGTCGAGCAGCGGGTGCAGCTCGAGGCAGCGCTGCGCGTCGACGACCTCCGCCCCGACCCCCCAGGAGGTGGCCCAGCCCTGCTTGCGGTGCAGGTCGGCGAGCCGCTCCGGGGTGGTCGCGACCTCGAGGCCACCGACCGGGTTGAAGCACCAGGCGCCGTCGACGTCCAGCGCCGAGAACTTCTCCTTGGTGTAGGTGGCGAACCGGGTCATGGTCCGCGACGCGTTGGTGGCGAAGACCAGACCGGGCGCGTGGGAGGTGGACCCCCCGGCGAGCGGCAGCGGCCCCTGGTCGAGGACGGTCACGTCGGTCCAGCCGCGGGCGGTGAGCTCGTCGGCCAGGTTGGCGCCGACGATCCCGGCCCCGATGACGACGACGCGGGGGGGGGTGGCCATGGCGTCTCTCTCCAGTCAGGCGGAGGCGGGTGCGAGGGACCGGGCGGCGTCGACGAGACGGTCGACGACGTAGCCCGCGAACGAGGTGCGGACGAGCACGACCAGGTCGTCGTCGCCGTGGGCGACGAGCAGGACGGCGGCCTGGCCGAGCAGCGTCTGCGCGCAGCGGCCCCGGCCGAACCGGGTCGGGCGGAGGTCGAGCGAGCAGCTGGACGCCAGCAGCTCGCGGGCCGAGCGGCCCTGCAGCCGGACCCCGACGCGTTGCGCGGTGACGTCCACGGCCATCCCGCCGAAGGGCGCCGCGAGGGCGTCCACGCGGTCCTCCCAGCGCTCGGGGGTCGCCGTGGCGTCGGTGAGCAGCCACTCGTCCGGGCCGAGGCGCAGGGCCTGCCCGTCCGCGAGGGCGGTCCAGGCGTCGGCCGGGTGCGGGAGCACCCCGCCGAGCGCCGCGCCGAGGGCGGCGAGCGCCCCCGGCTCCGGGTCGACGCGCAGGTCGACGACGCTGACCGGCGGTTCGAGTGTGAGCGTCGGGTCGCCGGTGAGGGCCTCGAGCGTCGCCCGCCGGCTCTCCAGCGGGTGGCGTCGGGTGAGGACGGTGGGAGACGGAGCGGAGCGGAGCTCGACCCCGCTGGTCAGTTCAGCCATCACGACGGGCTCCTTCGGGGTCGACCAGGACGGGGCCGCCGATCTCCACGGACACGAGCTGGTCGCCGATCGGGACGGCGACGACGTCGCCGATGCGCTCCCGACCTCCTCGGACCAGGGCCAGGGCGAACGGCCGCCCGAGAGCGGCGCTGCGGTAGCTGGAGGTGACGTGGCCGAGCATCGGCACCGGGGGCGGCGGCAGCCGCCCGTCGTCGGGAAGGGCGACGACCTGCGAGCCCTCGGGCAGCGTCGTCGTCGCGTCGGTGGGGAGCAGCGAGACGAGGTGCTTGCGCTGCGGGTCGGCGTTGAGCGGGCGGGCGAAGGAGCGCTTCCCGACGAAGTCGGGCTTCTTCCTCGAGACCGCCCACGACATCCCGAGGTCGTGCGGCGTGACGGTGCCGTCGGTGTCCTGCCCGATGATCGGGTAGCCCTTCTCGGCGCGGAGGACGTGCATCGTCTCAGTGCCGTAGGGCGTGATGCCGTACTCGGCGCCCGCGGCGAGGAGCCGGTCCCACAGCGGCGCGGCGTACCAGGAGGCGACGCTGACCTCGAAGGCGAGCTCGCCGGAGAAGGAGATGCGCGCCAGGCGCACCGGCACGCCGTCGAGGACGGTGTCCTGCCAGGTCATGAAGCCGAAGGCGTCGTTCGAGACGTCGACGTCGGCGAACACGCGACCGACGACGTCGCGGGACCGCGGGCCGGCGACCGCGAGGATCGACCACTGCTCGGTGACCGAGGTCAGCCGCACGCGCAGGTCGGGCCACTCCGTCTGGAGCCACTCCTCCATCGTGTCCAGCACGTGGGCGGCGTTGCCGGTGGTGGTGGTGACGAGGAACCGGTCCTCGGCGAGGCGGAGCACCGTCCCGTCGTCGACCACCATGCCGTCGTGGCCGCACATCACGCCGTAGCGCACGCGGCCGACCTTCAGCGTGCTCATCAGGTTCGTGTAGAGGTGGTCGAGCAGCACCCCGGCGTCCGGCCCGCGCACGTCGATCTTGCCGAGCGTCGAGCCGTCCATCATGCCGACCGCGTCCCGCACGGCCGCGCACTCCCGCAGTACCGCCGCGGTCATGTCCTCCCCCGGGTGCGGGTAGTACCGCGCCCGCTTCCACTGCCCCACGTCCTCGAACACCGCCCCGGCCTCGACGTGCCGGTGGTGGACGGGCGTCGTGCGCACCGGGTCGAACAGGTCGCCGCGGTCCCGGCCCGCGAGGGCCGCGAACGGCACCGGCGTGTACGGCGGCCGGAAGGTCGTGGTGCCCATCGCCTCCACCGGGCGGCCGAGGAGCTCCGCGGTGATGCCCGAGGCGAGCACGCCGGAGGTCTTGCCCTGGTCGTGGGCGGTGCCGATCGTGGTGTAGCGCTTCACGTGCTCGACCGAGGTCATCCCGGCCCCGACGGCGCGGGCGACGTCGGCGACCGTCGCGTCCCGGGCGATGTCGACGAACTGGCGGGCCGGGTCGCCCGGGGTGCGCCAGAGCAGCGCGCGCGGGGTGATCTCCTCGGGCCGGGCGGTCGGCGCGTCGTCGCCGCCCGCCTCCCGGAGCACGTCGGCCAGGGCGTAGGCGCCGTTCGCCGCGCCCACCACGGCGGTGCGCGGGAGGTCCCCGGCGGGCCGGAAGGCGACGAGCCCGGCGTCCCAGCGCAGCGGTCCGCCGACGTGGCTGAACAGGTTCGCGGTGGGGTTCCACCCGCCGGCGAGCAGGAGCAGGTCGCAGGGCACCGCCCGGCGGTCCTCCCCCACGAGCACGGCCTCGACCCGCCGCTCCCCGACGGTGCCGCGGACGTCGGTGCCGGCCTCGACGGGCACGCCGGCCTCGGCGCACCGCCGGGCCCAGCCCGCGGGGGCCTGCGGCCGTCCGTCGACGACCCGGACCGAGGCCCCGGCCGCGTGCAGGTCGAGCGCGGCGGCGTAGGCGCTGTCGTCGACGGTGAACACGACGACCTCGCGCCCGGCGAGGACGCCGTACCGGTGCAGCAGGTCGCGCGCGGCGGAGGCGAGCATGACGCCGGGTCGGTCGCCGTCCTCGACGACGATCGGCCGCTCGATCGCGCCGGCGGCGACGACCACGCGGCCGGCCCGGATGCGGTGCACCCGCTGCCGGGGCCCGGGGCCACCCTCGCCGCGGCGCTCGAGGGCGAGCACGAACCCGTCGTCGTAGTGCCCGAAGGCGGTGGTGGCCTGCAGGTGCGTGACGTGGGGGGCGGCCGCCAGCTCGGCGACGACGTCGGCCACGAACTCGTCCGCGGGACGGCCGTCGATCGTCTCGGTGCCGGTCAGGGTGCCGCCGGGGGTCGCCCGGTCGTCGACGAGCACCACGTCCTGCCCCGCCCGGGCCGCGGTGCGCGCGGCGACGAGCCCGGCCGGGCCGGCACCGACGACGAGGACGTCGCAGTGGACGTGCCGGTGGTCGTAGCGGGCGGTGTCGCCGACCTCCGCGAGGCGTCCCTGGCCGGGCACGCCGCGGGCGACGAGGCCCTCGGTGACCTCGACGGTCGTGGCGAGCAGCATCGGCTCGGGGAAGGGCTCCTCGATCTGGACGAGGCCGCCCGGGTCCTCGGTCCAGGCGCCGACGACGCCACGGGGACGGCCGAGCTTGACGCTCGTGCCCAGGGCGACGACGTCGTGCGCGAGGAGCGCGGAGGCGAGGGTGTCGCCGGGGTGGGCGGTGTAGCCGACCCCGTCGAAGGTGAACGACACGGTGCGGGACCGGTCGACCCGGCCGTATCCGTCGACGCGGCTCATGCGGACCTCTCGGGGCGAGCGGAGCGACGGGGGAAGGACCCGTAGGGACGGGTCTCGGCGAAGACGTAGGTGCGGGTGTCGCGCACGGCGCGCAGCCAGCGGCGGCACCCGGCGTCGTGGCACCAGCGCTCCGCGAACGCGCCCTCGGGGTTGTCGCGGAAGAAGACGAACCGGGCCCACTGCTCGTCGTCGAGCGCGGCGGGGTCGGCCGGGTACTCGAGGCCGGCCTGGCCGCCGTAGCGGAACTCGTTCTCCTCGCGCGGCCCGCACCAGGGGCAGGTGATCAGTTGCACGGTGGTCTCCGGGTGGGTGCGACGGGGTCGGTGCGGGAACGGGTCAGTGCGCGACGCCGGCGGCGCCGTGCTCGTCGACGAGCGCGCCGGTGACGAACCGTTCGAGGGCGAAGGGGGCGACGAGCGGGTGCGGGCGGCCGTGCGCGACGGTGTCGGCGAAGGCCCAGCCGATGCCCGGGGTCGCCTTGAAGCCGCCGGTGCCCCAGCCCGCGTTGACCAGCACGTTCTCGTAGGGCGTGTGGCCGACGATCGGGCTGGCGTCGGGGGTGACGTCGACGATGCCGGCCCAGCTGCGCAGCAGGTGGGCGCGGGCGAACACGGGGAAGAGCTCGACGGCGGCGGCCATCTGGCGCTCGATGACCCCGAAGGCCCCGCGCCGGCCGTAGCCGTTGTAGCCGTCGACGCCCGCGCCCATCACGAGCTCGCCCTTGTGGGCCTGCGAGACGTACACGTGGACGGCGTTGGACATGACGATCGTCGGGTGGACCGGCTCGAGCAGCTCGGAGACGAGCGCCTGCAGCGGGTGGGACTGCAGCGGGGTCCGCACGCCGAGCCGGTCGAGCAGCACCGAGGTGTGCCCGGCGGCGCAGAGCGCCACGGTGCCGCAGCCGATGTCGCCGCGGGTGGTGCGGACGCCGGTGACCCGGTCGCCGTCGACGACGAAGTCGGTGACCTGGCAGTTCTGGATGATGTCGATGCCGGCGGCGTCGGCGCGGCGGGCGAAGCCCCAGGCGACGTAGTCGTGCTTCGCGATCCCGGCCCGGGGCTGGTAGGTGGCGCCCTGCACGGGGTAGCGGATGTCGTCGGAGACGTTGACGATCGGGCAGATCTTGGCGACCTCGTCGGGGCCGAGCCACTCGGCGTCGATCCCGTTGAGGCGGTTGGCCTCCACCCGGCGCACCGAGTCGCGGACGTCCTGCTCGGTGTGGGCGAGGTTGAGCACGCCGCGCTGGCTGAACAGGATCGGGTAGCCGAGGTCGTCCTCGAGGCCCTCCCAGAGCTTGAGGGAGTGCTCGTAGATCGCGGCCGACTCGTCCCACAGGTAGTTCGAGCGGATCAGCGTGGTGTTGCGGGCCATGTTGCCGCCGGCCAGCCACCCGCGCTCCAGCACGGCGACGTTCGTGATGCCGTGCTTCTGCGCGAGGTAGTGGGCGGTGGCCAGGCCGTGCCCGCCGCCGCCGACGATGACCACGTCGTAGGTCTTCTTCGGCTCGGGCGTGCGCCAGAGGAAGTCCGGGTGCTCGGGCAGCGCGGCGCCGGGGGGAACGGTGCTCGTCATGACTGCAGCTCCGGGTAGAGGGGGTGGCGGTCGGCCAGCGCGGCGACGCGGTAGGCCAGGGCGTCGAGCTCGATCTCGGTGACGTCGGGGCGCAGGGCGCGGGCGACGACGTCGGCGACCTCGCGGAAGTCGGAGACGGTGAACCCGCGGGTCGCGAGCGCGGCGGTGCCGATGCGCACGCCGGAGCTGACCATCGGGGGCCGGGGGTCGAACGGGACGGCGTTGCGGTTGACCGTGACCCCGACGCGGTGCAGCCGGTCCTCGGCCTGCTTGCCGTCGAGCACGTGGTCGCGCAGGTCGACCAGGACGAGGTGCACGTCGGTGCCGCCGGAGACCACCCCGACGCCGGGCTCGGTGAGCAGCCGCTCGGCGAGGACGCGGGCGCCGGCGAGCGTGCGCTCGCAGCGCTCCCGGAACTCGGGGGTGCCCGCGAGCTTGAAGGCGACGGCCTTGGCGGCGATCACGTGCTCGAGGGGGCCGCCCTGCTGGCCGGGGAAGACCGCGGAGTTGAGCGCCTTGGCCAGGGAGCGGTCCGCCGCGAGGATCACGCCGCCGCGCGGGCCGCCGAGCGTCTTGTGCGTGGTCGAGGTGACGACGTGCGCGTGCGGCACCGGCGAGGGGTGCAGCCCGGCCGCGACGAGCCCGGCGAAGTGGGCCATGTCGACCATCAGGTACGCACCGACCTCGTCGGCGATCCGCCGGAACGCCGCGAAGTCGAGCTGCCGGGGGTAGGCCGACCACCCGGCGATGATCAGCTTGGGGCGGTGCTCCCGGGCGAGTCGGGCGACCTCGTCCAGGTCGACCCGGTGGTCGTCGGCCCGCACGTGGTAGGCGGCGACGTCGTAGAGCCGGCCCGAGAAGTTCAGGCGCATGCCGTGGGTGAGGTGCCCGCCGTGCGCGAGGTCCAGCCCGAGGATCGTGTCGCCCGGCGTCAGCAGCGCGGCCATGACCGCGGCGTTGGCCTGCGCACCGGAGTGCGGCTGGACGTTCGCGTACTCGGCGCCGAAGAGGTCCTTGAGCCGCTCGATGGCGAGGGTCTCGACGACGTCGACGTGCTCGCACCCGCCGTAGTACCGGCGGCCCGGGTAGCCCTCGGCGTACTTGTTGGTGAGCACCGAGCCCTGCGCCGCCATCACCGCGAGCGGCGCGAAGTTCTCGCTGGCGATCATCTCGAGCGTGCCGTGCTGCCGGTCGAGCTCCCGGGCGACCGCGGCGTGCACCTCGGGATCGACCTCCGCCAGGGACCCGTCGAGGGCCGCGCGGGGCCCCGTCCCCACCGTCGTCGTGCTCATCGTCGCTCCCGCTCGCCGACTGATATATCAACTGCCGAGGACTGTAGACACGGCTGCCGACGAGGGTCAACACTCGTCACGCCGCGACCTCACGGCGACCGGGTGACACCTCGGAAGACGACGCAGGAGGAGCCACGATGACGACCGGGACGACGACCGGGATCCAGACCGGCAGGACCCCCGGCCGGGGCCTCGACGAGGTCGCCCGGCTGGACCGCTGGCTGCGCGCGCGGGCCACTCCCGACCGCGCACTGGGCTGCACCATCCGCGCGGCCGACCGGGACGCGGCGGCGGAGGTGGCCGCGCGCCACGGCTACGCGCTGCGGGCCAGTGCGGTGGAGGAGCCCGGGGCGCTGTGGGCGGAGTTCCGACCGGTGGACTGAGCCCCGAGTGGTGGTCGCGGGGCGCAGCGGTCAGGCTGGCGGGTGCCATGACCGCACCCCGTCACGCGCGCGCCCGCCGTCTCGGCCTGGCCGGTGCCGCCGCCCTGCTGCTCCTCGTGTCCGCCTGTTCCTCCGACGGTGGGTCCTCCCCCGGGAGCCCGCCCTCGCCGGTGGCGGTGACGGCCCCCGTCGCCGCCACGCCGGACGGGCTGGTGCAGTCCCCCGTCACCGTGCCCGCCGGGATGGGCGACGCCCCGTTCGACAGCCCGCGCTCGGTGCTCACCCCGCCCGGGTGGACGGTGTCGGTGTGGGCCCGGGTGCCGAAGGCGCGCCTGGAGACGTGGGCGCCGGACGGGTCGCTGCTCGTGTCGTTGCCGGGCAGCGGTGAGGTGGCCCGCCTCGTCCCGGGCGCGAACGGCGCCGCGCCGCAGCAGTCGACGCTGCTCTCGGGCCTCACCCAGCCGCACGGCATGGCCTTCGACGGCGGGACGCTCTACGTCGCCGAGAGCGACCAGATCTCCGCCTACGACTACGCGAACGGCGCCGCCACCAACAAGCGCGTCGTGGTGCCGAACCTGCCCGACGCCAAGAGCCCGGACCTGCGCGGCGCCTACGCGCACGCGCTGAAGACCGTGGTGGTGGGCCCGGACAGGTCGCTGTACGTCTCGGTCGGCTCGACCGCGAACATCTCCCCGCAGGACCGCGACGCGACCCCGCAGCGGGCCGCGATCCTGCGCGTCCCACCCGGCTCGAACACCCCGGAGGTCTTCGCGCGCGGCGTGCGCAACGGCACCGGCCTGGCGTTCGCGCCCGACGGCCGGCTGTGGACCGCCGTGAACAACCGCGACAACATCGCCTACCCGTGGCCGGGCCCGCAGTTCGGGCAGGTGCTGCCCGAGTACGTCAACGACCACCCGCCGGAGGAGCTGGCCGCGCTCACGCCCGGTCGCGACCTGGGCTGGCCCTACTGCAACCCGGAGCCCGACGTCCGACCCGGCCAGGCCGACTCGCCGATGCGGAACGCGGACCTGCCGTTCACCCGCGACGTCGAGACCAACGCCGACGGCTCGAAGCTCGACTGCTCCACGCTCCCGCCGCTCGAGCAGACCTTCGGCGCCCACTCGGCGCCGCTCGGACTCGCGTTCGCGGACCTGCCGGGGCTCGGCGAGGGCGCGGTCGCCGGCGTGCACGGGTCCTGGAACCGGACCGCTCCGCGCGCGCCGGAGGTCTCGTTCTTCCCGTGGTCGGGCGGCCGCATGGGCGACCAGCGGACGCTCGTCGGCGGCTTCCAGGCCCCCGACGGCTCGCGCTGGGGGCGCCCGGTCGCGGCGGTGCCCGGTCCCGACGGTGCGCTCTACGTCTCCGACGACGGGGCCGGGGCGATCTACCGGGTCGCGCGCAGCAACTGATCGACGGCGCGGGTGACGAGCTCGGCCGCGTGCGCCTGCGCGCGGTCGAGGTCGGGCTCGAGGTCGAGCAGGGCCGCGGTCCCGACGATGCCCGCCGCGGCCAGCTCGGCCGCGTCGAGGTCGACCCGGCCCGCGACCGCGAGGACCTCCACCCCGGCGGCCCGGGCCCGGGCGGCGACCCCGGCCGGGCCCTTCCCGCGCAGCGTCTGGGCGTCCAGCCGACCCTCACCGGTGACGACGAGGTCGGCGCGCGCGAGGCGCTCGTCGAAGCCGAGCAGGTCGGCGACCAGGTCGAAGCCCGGCCGCAACCGGGCGTCGAGCAGGCTCATGAGCCCGAACCCCGCTCCCCCGGCCGCACCGGCGCCGGGGACCTCCGCGAGGTCCGGCCCGACCACCTCCGCCCAGTGCGCGAGGGCGGCGTCGAGCGCCTCGACGTCGTCGGGACCGGCGCCCTTCTGCGGGCCGTAGACCGCGGCCGCCCCGTGCTCGCCGAGGAGCGGGTTGTCGACGTCGCAGGCGACCTCGATCGTCGCCCCGAGGCGCGGCGGACGCTCCGCGGTCACGACGGCGGGCAGGCCCCCGCCCCCGGTCCCGGGCGGCAGCTCCCGGCCGTCGGCGTCGCGCAGGACCGCGCCGAGCGCCTGGGCCAGTCCCGCGCCGCCGTCGGTCGAGGCGCTCCCGCCGAGCCCGAGGACGATCCGCCCGGCCCCTGCGTCGAGCGCCGCGCGGACCACCTCGCCGAGCCCGCGTGTGGAGGACGTGTACGGCTCGAGGACCCCACCGGGGAGCCGGACCAGCCCGCAGACGTCGGCGAGCTCGACGACCGCGGTGTCCCCGGAGCGGGCGAACGACGTGGCGACCGGCTCCCCGGTCGGCCCCGCGGCCGTGAGCGCACGGCGCTCGAACCCGGCGGCGACGGCGGCGTCCACCGTCCCGTCCCCGCCGTCGGCGATGGGACAGAGCTCGACGGTGTGCCCGTGGTCGGTGAGCGCCCGGGCGATCGCCTCGGCGACCCCGACGGCGGGCAGCGAACCCTTGAACTTGTCCGGCGCGACGAGGACGTGCACCCGGGAAGCCTCCCCCGCGGTGGGCGGTCCCGTCGAGGGCGGGGTCAGAGCTGGGACGAGGAGCGGGCGTGGAAGGTCAGCGAACCATAAGGTCAGCAATTCTTTGAAGTCAGAGGTTTTCGCCTGTTCCTGTCATAATCTAAGTTATCGGATCGACATCGTCGCAGCTCAGCGTACAGTCCTGACATAATATGCGATCGATGCAGGCCGTTGTACGACCATCCGGAGTCAAGGTCGGCGCGCGCGTACAGATCGTCGTAATTCCGCCGTGTGGAGTGTCGGCGACGGGTCGCCGAGCTGGTCGATCAACAGGGGCGTTGCGAACACCCGCGCCTTCGCCTACCACCGCGTGGGGCCACCGGCATCGAGCAGGCGGACCTCGGGCGCGTCGGCGGTGAGCTGGTGCCAGACCGCGATGTTGAAGCCGACGATCTGAGCATCGGCGTTCCACTGTTCGAACTCGTCGGCCATCAATCGTTGGGCTTTGTCACCGTGGCCTCCCCGCGCCGCCTCGTCGGACACGCCGACACGAACGAGTGAACTCCGGTCTCGCCACATGACTACGCGCTAACAGCGCTGCCGACGTCTGCGAACCCCCCGCCAGCACCACGACGTCGGGGGACGAACAGATGACCAGCACGATGACCAGCAGGCCGCGCCACACGAGCTCCGCAGCCACCAGCTCCTGGCGCCACCCGTGGCTCGACGAGGACGCCGAGGTCACCGCGCCGCTACTGCTCCCCTCTGCCCATCGGGCCGCACCGCCCGCACCGGGTCCCCAGCCTCGTCCGCGGACCGCCCTACGAACCGCCCTCGTCGCGCTCGCGCTGGTACTGCTTGCCGGCACCGCCGGCGGGGCCTACCTCCTCGGCGCCACCAGCACCTCCGCCGCCACGCCCGCCGACCAGGCAGCCGGCGCGCCAGTCGACGGTGGGCCGGAGTTGCTTGAGGCCAACGGCAATCCCCTGGACGCCGCAGTCGCCGACCAGGTCCGCTTGGTCTACACCGCGCTGCAGCGCGGCGACCTCGGCTCTATCCGCGTCGCCTACGGCGCAGCCGGATCCGACGACGGTCTCGACACCGAACCCCACCTGCGCGATGCGGAGGTCCGGGCCCAGCTGCTCGCTGCGCTGCGCACCCACCCCATCCACGACGACCACGGCTACGACTACCGCGCCGGCGCATACGGGCTCGAGTTCAACCAGGCCATCGGCCCGCTCGGCGCCGGCCTCGGCCGGATCATCGGCCCCTGGAGCACCACAGTCGCCAGCATCCCGGCGAGCTCAACCCCCAGCACCACCCCGCGCGCGAGCTCCTCGAAGACGAAGACGGCACCGAAGACCACAGCGAAGGCCGCGTCCAAGACCTCCTCCGCGTCGTCCTACCCATACCAGCCCCTTGGTCAGGTC contains:
- a CDS encoding 2Fe-2S iron-sulfur cluster-binding protein — translated: MSRVDGYGRVDRSRTVSFTFDGVGYTAHPGDTLASALLAHDVVALGTSVKLGRPRGVVGAWTEDPGGLVQIEEPFPEPMLLATTVEVTEGLVARGVPGQGRLAEVGDTARYDHRHVHCDVLVVGAGPAGLVAARTAARAGQDVVLVDDRATPGGTLTGTETIDGRPADEFVADVVAELAAAPHVTHLQATTAFGHYDDGFVLALERRGEGGPGPRQRVHRIRAGRVVVAAGAIERPIVVEDGDRPGVMLASAARDLLHRYGVLAGREVVVFTVDDSAYAAALDLHAAGASVRVVDGRPQAPAGWARRCAEAGVPVEAGTDVRGTVGERRVEAVLVGEDRRAVPCDLLLLAGGWNPTANLFSHVGGPLRWDAGLVAFRPAGDLPRTAVVGAANGAYALADVLREAGGDDAPTARPEEITPRALLWRTPGDPARQFVDIARDATVADVARAVGAGMTSVEHVKRYTTIGTAHDQGKTSGVLASGITAELLGRPVEAMGTTTFRPPYTPVPFAALAGRDRGDLFDPVRTTPVHHRHVEAGAVFEDVGQWKRARYYPHPGEDMTAAVLRECAAVRDAVGMMDGSTLGKIDVRGPDAGVLLDHLYTNLMSTLKVGRVRYGVMCGHDGMVVDDGTVLRLAEDRFLVTTTTGNAAHVLDTMEEWLQTEWPDLRVRLTSVTEQWSILAVAGPRSRDVVGRVFADVDVSNDAFGFMTWQDTVLDGVPVRLARISFSGELAFEVSVASWYAAPLWDRLLAAGAEYGITPYGTETMHVLRAEKGYPIIGQDTDGTVTPHDLGMSWAVSRKKPDFVGKRSFARPLNADPQRKHLVSLLPTDATTTLPEGSQVVALPDDGRLPPPPVPMLGHVTSSYRSAALGRPFALALVRGGRERIGDVVAVPIGDQLVSVEIGGPVLVDPEGARRDG
- a CDS encoding sarcosine oxidase subunit gamma, which gives rise to MAELTSGVELRSAPSPTVLTRRHPLESRRATLEALTGDPTLTLEPPVSVVDLRVDPEPGALAALGAALGGVLPHPADAWTALADGQALRLGPDEWLLTDATATPERWEDRVDALAAPFGGMAVDVTAQRVGVRLQGRSARELLASSCSLDLRPTRFGRGRCAQTLLGQAAVLLVAHGDDDLVVLVRTSFAGYVVDRLVDAARSLAPASA
- a CDS encoding GcvT family protein, with the translated sequence MATPPRVVVIGAGIVGANLADELTARGWTDVTVLDQGPLPLAGGSTSHAPGLVFATNASRTMTRFATYTKEKFSALDVDGAWCFNPVGGLEVATTPERLADLHRKQGWATSWGVGAEVVDAQRCLELHPLLDPDQVLGGLHTTDDGLAKASRAVVALMRRAQARGAVFRGSTRVTGVSQQGGRVTGVRTDAGEVPADVVVSCGGFWGRALGELVGMKVPLLPLAHQYVFTGQVPALVGRNDADVEARLPILRHQDQDLYYREHDDRLGIGSYAHRPMPVSLDELPEVQGGDMSESRQPSMLPFTEEDFAPQWEHSRTLLPSLRDSKIDTGFNGIFSFTPDGGPLIGESPEVAGFWIAEAVWVTHSAGVARSVAQLLVDGRSEIDLHGCSVHRFEEFETTDEFVSETAQQNFVEIYDIVHPLQPRLSPRDVRVSPFHARQKELGAVFLQSHGWERPHWYEANAPLVADLPPEWAPPARDPWAAQFHSPIAAVEAWRTRTAVAMYDMTPLTRVEVSGPDAVTMLDGITTGKMDKSVGSVTYTLALDAAGGIRSDLTVARLGEQEFQVGANGPLDVEYLQRVAAAYPGVRVRDVTGGTCCIGVWGPLARDLVQPLTPADLSHEGLRYFRSVRAVIAGVPVVAMRLSYVGELGWEIYTGAEYGQRLWDALWRAGQPLGVVAAGRAAFNSLRLEKGYRAWGTDMSTEHDPYEAGVGFAVRPQTKGDFVGRDALAGRSAETAGRRLTCLTVDDGRSVVLGHEPVYVDGEPAGHVTSAAFGHTVGRPIAYAWLPAGLEPGDAVDIRYFGASVRATVAAEPLVDPEMTRIRR
- a CDS encoding sarcosine oxidase subunit delta, producing MQLITCPWCGPREENEFRYGGQAGLEYPADPAALDDEQWARFVFFRDNPEGAFAERWCHDAGCRRWLRAVRDTRTYVFAETRPYGSFPRRSARPERSA
- a CDS encoding cyclodeaminase/cyclohydrolase family protein, whose protein sequence is MRTETIEGYLAGAAARAPVPGTGPGAALHAAQGAALVAAVARSSAGGRPAASDVATRTRDRCDELRELALDLAAEDGRVAAGVAAVPRPDDGGHEDADDAELRRAEALLAAGRLAVRVIGVTEQVLTLAEVLRPVGGRPAAPGIAAAAEVLRAAAGTARVNVEVALTGITDPAVREELLDAVEHVDDLVLRAAKVTAAVREQIVR